From the Montipora capricornis isolate CH-2021 chromosome 2, ASM3666992v2, whole genome shotgun sequence genome, one window contains:
- the LOC138034976 gene encoding uncharacterized protein yields MASWIVNRKAKPGVAFGNIKTHKKDNPLRLITSCCGTAIENLSAFTEFYLQPLARKQPSFIKDTTDLLNRIQKLNEQGLFPEGTLLVSWDVVSMFPNIDNELGLGAVSRALDTREQLLPSTDCILEAVEICLKSNHSVFNETFYLEVHGTAMGPKNACSYADIAMGEIDHKAKHCGPIKPSQWWRYRNDIFDLWQQGPAALNSFTEYINSLYPTIKVELVHSESKLNVLDVTLHLVDGFIQTDVYSKPTDSHLYLPPSSAHPKHVFKASPFGVALRLRRNCSKDCLLNKRLKEYKGYLVDQGYPEELVSR; encoded by the coding sequence ATGGCCTCTTGGATTGTTAACAGAAAGGCTAAGCCCGGGGTCGCTTTTGGAAACATTAAAACGCATAAGAAGGACAACCCCCTTAGACTCATTACTTCCTGCTGTGGAACGGCTATTGAAAACCTTTCAGCCTTTACTGAATTCTATCTACAACCATTAGCAAGAAAGCAACCATCTTTCATTAAGGACACCACTGACCTGCTTAACAGGATACAGAAACTTAATGAACAAGGCCTATTTCCTGAGGGCACCCTCCTAGTTTCTTGGGACGTAGTTTCTATGTTCCCGAATATCGATAATGAATTAGGATTAGGAGCGGTCAGTAGAGCACTAGATACGAGGGAACAATTGCTACCATCAACTGATTGTATTCTGGAAGCTGTAGAGATTTGCCTTAAAAGCAATCACTCGGTTTTCAATGAGACGTTCTATCTAGAAGTACATGGTACGGCTATGGGACCTAAAAATGCCTGTAGTTATGCGGACATAGCCATGGGGGAGATAGACCACAAGGCTAAGCATTGTGGCCCTATCAAGCCCTCACAATGGTGGAGATATCGTAATGATATCTTTGACCTTTGGCAACAGGGCCCTGCTGCACTGAATTCCTTCACTGAGTACATTAATTCGCTGTACCCCACGATTAAAGTTGAATTAGTACATTCGGAAAGCAAACTTAATGTTCTAGATGTTACACTCCATCTAGTTGATGGTTTTATCCAAACAGATGTTTACTCTAAACCTACTGATAGCCATTTGTATCTTCCTCCATCCAGTGCCCATCCTAAGCATGTTTTCAAAGCAAGTCCGTTTGGGGTCGCTTTGAGACTGCGTAGAAATTGCTCTAAGGATTGTTTGCTCAACAAAAGGCTGAAGGAGTATAAGGGCTACCTAGTTGACCAGGGATATCCAGAAGAATTGGTCTCACGATAA